One genomic window of Phycisphaerales bacterium includes the following:
- a CDS encoding HDOD domain-containing protein codes for MDSFAIEEILSCESLPSLPATAVRVIELSQDPDCTVNELAETIRFDQGLAAKILKTVNSSFFGLRTKCGTIDKALVVLGLRELRNLALGFSLVPAMESAYTDGFDPIDYWRRGIYSAVAAKFIAQRVARDVADEAFLGGLLQDIGIMAMLQALGKPYEDVLKTSMTDHRKLAAAELRAFDMQHPEVGALLARKWQLPDELSVPIRFHERPTAAPNELREVVGCVALGNAIHQCLTYEDKAACFKRLYDHAQRTFALDQATCDELLTQTATAAKEVSRLFELDTGESVDPSKLLKKASELQSQPASEQDHLNHGSVSAVIRDGDLVDPITGSMTRLAIERQLEAVYQEGKENKSPVSVAIIRIDGYAEIVQNEGLEAGDILAIEITEALNELAETLENAKVGSFDDATSILLTTSPLDALTKAVTQWRESFKSDARPTTSAGLTSCQGDGYDVFTKSKQVLAIAYRAMEAAVNAGGDAMRTFQPGNDKQAA; via the coding sequence ATGGACTCGTTCGCCATCGAGGAAATCCTCTCGTGCGAATCGCTCCCCTCGCTGCCGGCGACGGCGGTGCGGGTGATCGAGTTGAGCCAAGACCCCGACTGCACGGTCAACGAGCTTGCCGAGACCATTCGCTTCGACCAGGGCCTCGCCGCAAAGATCCTCAAGACCGTCAACTCGAGCTTCTTTGGCCTGCGCACGAAGTGCGGCACCATCGACAAGGCGTTGGTCGTTCTCGGCCTTCGCGAGCTGCGGAACCTCGCGCTGGGCTTCTCGCTGGTGCCGGCGATGGAATCGGCCTACACCGACGGGTTCGATCCGATCGACTACTGGCGCCGCGGCATCTACTCGGCCGTGGCGGCCAAGTTCATCGCCCAGCGCGTCGCGCGGGACGTTGCCGACGAGGCGTTCCTGGGCGGCCTCTTGCAAGACATCGGCATCATGGCCATGCTGCAAGCGCTCGGCAAGCCGTACGAGGACGTGCTGAAGACCTCGATGACCGATCACCGCAAGCTCGCAGCGGCCGAGCTTCGCGCGTTCGACATGCAGCACCCCGAAGTCGGCGCGCTCCTGGCCCGCAAGTGGCAGCTGCCCGACGAGCTGAGCGTTCCGATCCGATTCCACGAACGCCCGACGGCGGCACCGAACGAGCTGCGGGAGGTCGTCGGCTGCGTTGCGCTCGGCAACGCCATCCATCAATGCCTGACCTACGAGGACAAGGCCGCGTGCTTCAAGCGGCTCTACGACCACGCACAACGCACCTTCGCCCTCGACCAGGCAACGTGCGACGAACTGCTGACCCAGACGGCAACGGCCGCCAAGGAAGTCTCCCGCCTGTTCGAGCTCGACACGGGTGAATCCGTCGACCCCTCGAAGCTGCTCAAGAAGGCCTCGGAGCTGCAGTCCCAGCCCGCCAGCGAGCAGGACCACCTCAACCACGGCTCGGTGTCGGCCGTCATCCGCGACGGCGACCTCGTCGATCCCATTACGGGCTCCATGACGCGCCTTGCGATCGAACGCCAGCTCGAGGCCGTCTACCAAGAGGGCAAGGAGAACAAGAGCCCGGTGAGCGTGGCGATCATCCGAATCGACGGCTACGCCGAGATCGTGCAGAACGAGGGACTCGAGGCGGGCGACATCCTTGCCATCGAGATCACCGAGGCGTTGAACGAGCTGGCCGAGACGCTCGAGAACGCCAAGGTCGGCAGCTTCGACGACGCGACGTCGATCCTCCTCACCACGTCTCCGCTCGATGCGCTGACCAAGGCCGTGACGCAATGGCGTGAATCCTTCAAGAGCGACGCACGACCCACGACCAGTGCGGGCCTGACGAGTTGCCAAGGCGATGGCTACGACGTCTTCACCAAGAGCAAGCAGGTCCTGGCCATCGCGTATCGCGCCATGGAGGCAGCCGTCAACGCCGGCGGCGACGCAATGCGCACCTTCCAGCCCGGCAACGACAAGCAGGCCGCCTGA
- a CDS encoding pitrilysin family protein, translating into MAISFQERVLSNGIRLIGEVDPEAHSAAAGYFVRTGARDEPAQAMGVSHFLEHMMFKGTKDLSAEALNAAMDDLGASNNAYTSSELTCFYAHTLPEALPDAAKLLGRMMRPALREDDFETERGVILEEIAMYDDNPFWVLLEAASERHYRGHPLGHRVLGTKEIIAGIPVSTMRDYFEQRYTAEATVVALAGAVDMDQIAGELESLGEPWTHGDPPPRGPAPESGGGRFELTRDSVSRGYVIALWPAPPLQDELRHAARLLAQVLGAPGNSRLHWALVEPGLADEAASSYMGQDGAGEFIVYASGDPEKLGQIEDVITGELTKVVDELTEQDLERLRAKAATGVTVGGERPSDRMQRLGARWTLLNDYLPLEEELEQVRSVTLDDLRTVAERFPMKPTTTGTLRPA; encoded by the coding sequence ATGGCGATCTCCTTCCAGGAACGCGTGCTGAGCAATGGCATCCGGCTGATCGGCGAGGTCGATCCTGAGGCCCATAGCGCTGCGGCCGGCTACTTCGTCCGCACGGGGGCGCGCGACGAGCCGGCCCAAGCGATGGGCGTCAGCCACTTCCTCGAGCACATGATGTTCAAGGGCACGAAAGACCTGTCGGCCGAAGCCCTCAATGCGGCGATGGACGACCTTGGTGCAAGCAACAACGCGTACACGTCGAGCGAGCTGACGTGCTTCTACGCGCACACGCTGCCCGAGGCCCTGCCCGACGCGGCGAAGCTGCTCGGCCGGATGATGCGGCCCGCCCTGCGCGAGGACGACTTCGAGACCGAGCGCGGCGTGATCCTCGAAGAGATCGCGATGTACGACGACAACCCCTTCTGGGTCTTGCTCGAGGCCGCGAGCGAGCGGCACTACCGCGGGCACCCGCTCGGCCACCGCGTACTCGGGACGAAGGAGATCATCGCGGGCATCCCCGTCTCGACCATGCGCGACTACTTCGAGCAGCGGTACACCGCCGAAGCGACCGTCGTTGCGCTGGCCGGCGCGGTCGACATGGACCAGATCGCCGGCGAGCTCGAGAGCCTGGGCGAGCCCTGGACGCACGGCGATCCGCCGCCACGCGGCCCGGCGCCCGAGAGTGGTGGTGGTCGCTTCGAGCTGACGCGCGACAGCGTCTCGCGTGGGTACGTCATTGCTCTCTGGCCTGCGCCGCCGCTGCAGGACGAGCTCCGCCATGCAGCCCGGCTGCTGGCGCAGGTGCTCGGCGCGCCCGGCAACAGTCGGCTGCATTGGGCGCTCGTCGAGCCCGGCCTGGCCGACGAGGCCGCATCGTCGTACATGGGCCAGGACGGTGCGGGCGAGTTCATCGTGTATGCGAGCGGCGATCCGGAAAAGCTTGGCCAGATCGAAGACGTCATCACGGGCGAGCTCACGAAGGTCGTCGACGAACTCACCGAGCAGGACCTCGAACGCCTGCGTGCCAAGGCCGCGACGGGCGTCACGGTGGGCGGCGAGCGTCCGTCCGATCGCATGCAGCGGCTGGGCGCCCGATGGACGCTGCTGAACGACTATCTGCCGCTCGAGGAGGAACTTGAGCAGGTGCGTTCGGTCACGCTCGATGATCTTCGCACCGTGGCCGAACGGTTTCCGATGAAGCCGACGACGACCGGCACGCTGCGGCCCGCGTAG